From the genome of Aspergillus chevalieri M1 DNA, chromosome 8, nearly complete sequence, one region includes:
- a CDS encoding extracelular proline-glycine rich protein (SECRETED:SignalP(1-18)) yields MKPQTAAFLLTLCGSAFAVPVPNEKFQEQPTAAGSVASVTGTPSSLPVGFPPQQSGTPAGAPSGLPSNFPPAPGPSGFPSAAPDAASSSFGPAPSGPAPSGGPFGSNPFGSNPFGSAPFGTAPFGAGPTPSGPPFGAPSGFPSGTPSGFPSGTPSGPPPQGPKPTGGFGQQQQQQKRSQPSEEGQQQGQFGEGGGLPPFASGATPSGPAPSGATPSGPAPSGHGHHGGFGGFGGFGGFGGSGAGLSGAAPSGAAPSGPAPSGGAFGSNPFGSNPFGSNPFGSNPFGSAPFGTAPFGAGPTPSGPAPSSFASGSTPSGTPSAFPTPFAQ; encoded by the coding sequence ATGAAGCCTCAAACCGCTGCtttcctcctcaccctctGCGGCTCTGCTTTTGCCGTTCCTGTCCCCAACGAGAAGTTCCAAGAACAGCCGACTGCTGCTGGCTCAGTGGCGTCTGTGACTGGCACGCCTTCGAGTCTGCCTGTTGGCTTCCCTCCTCAGCAGTCCGGCACTCCTGCTGGCGCTCCCTCCGGTTTGCCTTCGAACTTCCCTCCGGCTCCTGGTCCCTCCGGGTTCCCCTCTGCTGCTCCTGACGCTGCTTCGTCAAGCTTCGGTCCCGCTCCTTCGGGCCCTGCTCCCTCTGGCGGCCCGTTCGGATCCAACCCATTTGGATCTAACCCGTTCGGCTCCGCTCCCTTCGGTACCGCACCATTCGGTGCTGGTCCTACTCCTTCTGGCCCTCCGTTCGGGGCTCCCTCCGGGTTTCCCTCTGGAACTCCCTCTGGATTCCCTTCTGGCACTCCCTCTGGCCCGCCGCCGCAGGGCCCTAAGCCCACTGGCGGCTTTggccaacagcagcagcagcagaagcgcTCTCAGCCTTCTGAGGAGGGTCAGCAGCAGGGTCAATTCGGTGAGGGAGGTGGTCTTCCTCCATTCGCCTCGGGTGCTACTCCTTCCGGCCCTGCTCCTTCGGGTGCTACCCCCTCTGGCCCTGCACCTAGTGGCCACGGCCACCACGGTGGCTTCGGTGGCTTCGGTGGTTTCGGTGGCTTCGGTGGCTCTGGTGCTGGCCTCTCCGGCGCTGCTCCTTCTGGCGCGGCTCCCTCTGGTCCTGCTCCCTCTGGCGGTGCTTTCGGCTCGAACCCTTTCGGCTCAAACCCGTTTGGTTCTAACCCATTCGGTTCTAACCCATTCGGTTCTGCTCCCTTCGGCACTGCTCCTTTCGGTGCTGGTCCTACTCCTTCGGGCCCTGCTCCTTCCAGCTTTGCTTCTGGCTCTACGCCATCTGGAACTCCCTCTGCCTTCCCTACTCCTTTCGCGCAGTAA
- a CDS encoding peptide-methionine (R)-S-oxide reductase (BUSCO:EOG09264NEF;~COG:O;~EggNog:ENOG410PPVG;~InterPro:IPR011057,IPR028427,IPR002579;~PFAM:PF01641;~go_function: GO:0016671 - oxidoreductase activity, acting on a sulfur group of donors, disulfide as acceptor [Evidence IEA];~go_function: GO:0033743 - peptide-methionine (R)-S-oxide reductase activity [Evidence IEA];~go_process: GO:0006979 - response to oxidative stress [Evidence IEA];~go_process: GO:0030091 - protein repair [Evidence IEA];~go_process: GO:0055114 - oxidation-reduction process [Evidence IEA]): MRFQRLTAALRTFSIPLRSQTTASPSHYFGKLPLPVSGATVLKAAPTVPFIGSLFSSSARAESSDNMSYPDQRSDDEWRAVLSPEQFRILREKGTERPYTGAYDAHYPSNGVYTCAGCDAPLYKANHKFKSGCGWPAYFDSVPGAVKRFTDSSFGMERTEIVCSNCGGHLGHVFKGEGYPTPTDERHCVNSVSLRFTEGDEKAKA, translated from the exons ATGCGCTTCCAGCGTCTGACTGCCGCGCTCCGAACATTCTCGATTCCCCTTCGATCCCAAACCACCGCATCTCCATCTCACTACTTTGGCAAACTACCCCTTCCAGTATCCGGAGCGACAGTCCTCAAAGCAGCTCCTACCGTTCCCTTCATCGGATCTCTCTTCAGTTCAAGCGCGAGAGCTGAATCCAGCGACAACATGTCCTACCCCGACCAGCGCAGCGACGATGAGTGGAGGGCCGTTTTGAGTCCTG AACAATTCCGCATCCTCCGCGAAAAAGGCACCGAACGCCCTTACACCGGCGCCTACGACGCCCACTACCCCTCAAACGGCGTCTATACCTGTGCCGGCTGCGACGCGCCCCTCTACAAAGCCAACCACAAGTTCAAGTCCGGCTGCGGCTGGCCCGCATACTTCGATTCGGTTCCTGGTGCTGTGAAGAGGTTCACGGATAGTTCGTTTGGGATGGAGAGGACGGAGATTGTGTGTAGTAACTGTGGGGGGCATTTGGGGCATGTATTCAAGGGAGAGGGGTATCCGACGCCGACGGATGAGAGGCATTGTGTGAATAGTGTTAGTTTGAGGTTTACGGAGGGGGATGAGAAGGCGAAGGCGTAG
- a CDS encoding Smr domain protein (COG:L;~EggNog:ENOG410QE6J;~InterPro:IPR009060,IPR002625,IPR003892,IPR013899, IPR036063;~PFAM:PF02845,PF08590;~go_function: GO:0005515 - protein binding [Evidence IEA];~go_function: GO:0043130 - ubiquitin binding [Evidence IEA]) has translation MGEKSDTLFQELEKTYCPPLDAALFTAIVSDYDLSDSNQIQQARDTLDILQLSALEQEDLPFDPSGTSGLGTTNNDNDGIVSDRSASRNDSSGQSQETDLTSLTSEFSSIDMRDRDLFGYSNDRLTSSGSAGYILGADGNITLAGANEEDKTSYLMEMFPSVDRFTIQHTLKKSDGDVDRVMDVLLNLAFFDEQPPEDDGGKVSIPKGIDGFQEGSSGKGRKRKTKNKKNRIQELSSPVGSEFDEGPSINKWDAGLKDVDYIHSRTSPILKKETVTSTYHANGASLPATIRALAIAHAPKDEKKVHENPIMAAQVAELTQEFPSITPITFAGLLRITRNSISAANELAAALISRPMTPSVSQLIQFTATPPALDLEDETPNRRKPESRVIRDFDRAQGTAGAHFVAGAEAFSKASMAYRRGKSDRLMGGAAAYYSSIGRDHLERAKRNAAAASDALVDSQSTSTMLDLHGVSVQDAVRISSERVQGWWDALGDTKYMRAREGRAYEGYRIVTGVGRHSHDGTSRLGPAVFKRLVRDGWRVEVGEGVFTVLGVSRR, from the coding sequence CAGTTGTCTGCACTGGAGCAGGAGGATCTTCCCTTCGACCCATCAGGCACCAGTGGCTTAGGGACGACAAACAACGATAATGATGGAATAGTATCGGATCGCAGTGCCTCTCGAAATGATAGTTCAGGCCAATCCCAAGAAACGGATCTCACAAGCCTCACATCGGAATTCTCCTCGATTGATATGAGAGATAGGGACCTCTTTGGTTATAGCAATGATCGTTTGACATCTTCTGGGTCGGCAGGATATATCCTGGGAGCCGATGGGAACATTACCTTGGCTGGGGCAAATGAGGAGGACAAGACTAGCTACTTGATGGAAATGTTTCCGTCGGTCGACCGCTTTACTATTCAGCATACGCTGAAAAAATCCGACGGTGATGTCGACCGTGTAATGGATGTCTTGCTCAATCTCGCATTCTTCGACGAGCAACCTCCCGAAGATGATGGGGGCAAAGTCTCGATTCCCAAAGGTATCGACGGCTTCCAGGAAGGCTCGAGTGGAAAGGGACGCAAGCGGAAGacgaagaacaagaagaacagaatccAGGAGTTGTCATCCCCTGTGGGGTCTGAGTTTGATGAGGGCCCGAGTATCAACAAATGGGATGCTGGGTTAAAGGATGTCGACTATATTCATTCCCGAACTTCACCGATATTGAAGAAGGAGACGGTCACCTCAACCTACCACGCCAATGGAGCGTCGTTACCCGCGACTATTAGGGCTCTTGCGATTGCGCATGCGCCGAAAGACGAAAAGAAGGTTCACGAAAACCCCATCATGGCTGCACAAGTGGCTGAGTTGACCCAAGAGTTTCCTTCGATCACACCGATTACTTTTGCCGGGTTACTTCGTATCACACGAAACTCGATTTCAGCTGCTAATGAGCTAGCAGCTGCTTTGATAAGCCGCCCAATGACACCTTCGGTATCTCAATTGATTCAGTTCACAGCTACACCTCCGGCTCTCGACCTCGAAGACGAAACGCCTAATCGACGCAAGCCAGAATCGCGAGTGATCAGAGATTTTGATCGGGCACAAGGAACCGCAGGCGCGCATTTTGTTGCCGGTGCGGAAGCATTCTCCAAGGCCTCGATGGCATACAGACGTGGAAAGTCTGATCGACTGATGGGTGGCGCGGCTGCGTATTACTCCTCCATTGGACGCGACCATCTGGAACGCGCGAAACGCAACGCCGCCGCCGCTTCTGATGCACTGGTAGACTCGCAGTCGACGTCTACCATGCTGGATCTACACGGAGTTTCGGTGCAGGACGCCGTCCGTATTTCCAGTGAACGAGTACAGGGCTGGTGGGACGCACTTGGTGATACCAAGTACATGCGAGCCAGGGAAGGCCGCGCATATGAAGGATATCGCATTGTCACCGGGGTTGGGCGACACAGTCATGATGGGACATCCCGGCTGGGACCGGCCGTGTTCAAGAGACTTGTACGGGATGGATGGAGAGTGGAAGTGGGCGAAGGTGTCTTTACAGTACTTGGTGTTTCTCGACGCTGA
- a CDS encoding uncharacterized protein (COG:S;~EggNog:ENOG410PPSP) produces MANKLVLLVNGATPESSMDILQRLVSKCDPASFDRGNQDVMDPEYREAVKPDPDQFATNFHPADYGLIKHIEQILLPSICSKEDTHESSTRNSTSLMLIQGHLVCSTSMLTPQALRNRLVLWWCVCPLHSRRWFDCAAPWPESQVRLKCQKCFHHPMGNLLQWLRA; encoded by the exons ATGGCGAACAAGTTGGTCCTGCTGGTCAATGGAGCCACTCCAGAATCCAGTATGGATATACTCCAACGTCTGGTTTCCAAGTGTGATCCAGCTAGCTTTGATCGTGGAAATCAGGATGTGATGGATCCAGAATACCGCGAGGCTGTCAAGCCGGATCCCGACCAGTTTGCCACGAACTTCCACCCCGCTGATTATGGCCTCATTAAGCATATTGAGCAAATCCTTCTCCCTAGTATCTGCAGCAAGGAAGACACACACGAAAGCTCCACGCGGAACTCCACGAGTTTAAT GCTTATTCAGGGCCATCTGGTCTGTTCCACAAGCATGTTGACACCCCAAGCTCTGAGAAACAGGTTGGTTCTCTGGTGGTGTGTCTGCCCTCTCCATTCGAGGAGGTGGTTTGATTGTGCAGCACCATGGCCAGAAAGTCAAGTTCGACTGAAGTGCCAGAAGTGTTTCCACCATCCAATGGGAAACCTTCTACAGTGGCTGCGAGCATGA
- a CDS encoding GPI anchored serine-threonine rich family protein (COG:S;~EggNog:ENOG410PT9V;~InterPro:IPR018466;~PFAM:PF10342;~SECRETED:SignalP(1-17)) — MRFTITSVAAFAATAAALSITSPEKHDDVDLSKSTTIEWDSVSSDPSSFDIYLVNMNGYPNVNKLVAENVKTSDGSYILKDLAGVDNGSGFQINFMSNDDKNTGILAQSAQFNVESSDSTISTTSASSASTSTSSSSSSTSSASSTTTKGKSTAKSCTSSPTTTNIRKHTTTPCTRTSSYASSTSPSTTLGTSTAASSSSTATPSETIVPANGAGSLKVPVAAAGSLLMGLYLIL, encoded by the exons ATGCGGTTCACCATCACTTCCGTTGCTGCTTTTGCTGCCACTGCTGCAG CCCTCTCCATTACCTCTCCCGAAAAGCACGACGATGTCGACCTGAGCAAGTCGACCACCATCGAGTGGGATTCGGTCAG CTCTGACCCGTCCTCCTTCGATATCTACCTCGTCAACATGAACGGATACCCCAACGTCAACAAGCTGGTTGCGGAGAACGTCAAGACCTCGGACGGCTCTTACATCTTGAAGGATCTTGCTGGTGTTGACAACGG CTCCGGCTTCCAAATCAACTTCATGTCCAACGACGACAAGAACACCGGCATCTTGGCCCAGTCCGCCCAGTTCAACGTGGAGTCCAGCGACTCTACCATTTCTACTACCTCTGCCTCTTCGGCTTCGACCTcgacctcttcttcttcatcttcaacttcGTCTGCCTCTTCTACCACTACCAAGGGTAAGAGCACCGCCAAATCTTGCACATCATCTCccacaaccaccaacatCCGCAAACACACCACCACCCCTTGCACTCGCACTTCTTCCTATGCGTCTTCTACTTCTCCCTCTACCACTCTTG GTACCTCCACTGCTGCCAGCTCTTCCtcgaccgctaccccctcgGAAACCATTGTCCCTGCCAACGGTGCTGGCTCATTGAAGGTCCCTGTTGCGGCCGCTGGCTCTCTTCTGATGGGGTTGTACTTGATTCTGTAA
- a CDS encoding uncharacterized protein (COG:T;~EggNog:ENOG410PV4K;~InterPro:IPR000719,IPR011009;~go_function: GO:0004672 - protein kinase activity [Evidence IEA];~go_function: GO:0005524 - ATP binding [Evidence IEA];~go_process: GO:0006468 - protein phosphorylation [Evidence IEA]), with translation MLSDFAKAEANSPSPRKIINDSRNVYKIHRFRSPKSYGFRMLFDFGAARIGKVHDTGPFVQPHIYRASEIIFEMPWGSEVDIWNSGCLIWDLFEGTHPFNDTFDTNGGHDPFRHLALMTALLRPPFSEFRNEVRRRSNVLVPAAPGLSMKKHPFRQFC, from the exons ATGCTATCAGACTTCGCCAAAGCAGAAGCCAATAGCCCCAGCCCCCGGAAGATAATCAACGACTCGCGCAACGTCTACAAAATCCATCGATTCCGCAGTCCAAAGAGCTACGGCTTCCGAATGCTTTTTGACTTTGGCGCGGCACGGATCGGAAAGGTGCATGACACTGGGCCGTTCGTGCAACCGCATATCTACAGAGCGTCGGAGATCATTTTCGAGATGCCGTGGGGGAGTGAGGTGGATATTTGGAATTCGGGATGCTTG ATATGGGACCTCTTCGAAGGAACACATCCGTTTAATGACACATTCGACACTAATGGCGGCCATGACCCGTTCAGACATCTCGCGCTTATGACTGCCTTGCTTAGACCACCGTTTAGTGAATTCCGTAACGAAGTGAGACGACGGAGCAATGTCTTAGTGCCAGCG GCGCCTGGATTGAGTATGAAGAAGCACCCATTCCGACAGTTTTGTTAG
- a CDS encoding uncharacterized protein (COG:S;~EggNog:ENOG410PI2Q;~InterPro:IPR027417): protein MARTSVSSLAQEISRHLNLISDQEITERSTRKHLEEELSTAPLFSALAQQVIESQYQNENEKNEENRKVYSQYGLLGLRKKDGHSQVNQHNLIYANVAAPWSSFICGSQGSGKSHTLSCLLENGLINSSPAGSLSSPLAGMVLHYDKFTAFGSTQFCEAAYLCSSGIPVRVLVSPTNYFAMKEAYENLPGLGDASKLLRVVPMYLSQKHLNISVIKTLMGISSGPNQPLYVEFIMKILRDMARTNQGRGHFDYNEFKTRIENEEFVRGQTRPLQMRLDVLESFFEPGTVMVKGKAPQKAPYDIWQFDKGSLTIVDLSCPFVGRDDACALFNICVSLFLKDRKHAGRMIALDEAHKFLTDTAPEAIELTETLLSIIRQQRHLGTRVMIATQEPTMSPALLDLCNVTIVHRFTSPAWFAAIRKHIAGASIGDESESKSVFSDQLFQHIVKLKTGEALVFCPTALLDAVWEGSGSSSTTYSEADEDSDSGVEINAQSVSQLGPRYFNLRVRKRVTTDGGRSQLSK, encoded by the exons ATGGCACGCACATCCGTGTCGTCCCTCGCGCAGGAGATTTCTCGTCATCTAAATTTGATCAGCGACCAGGAAATCACCGAGAGGTCTACGCGGAAGCACCTCGAAGAAGAGCTCAGCACCGCTCCTCTGTTCTCCGCGCTCGCTCAGCAGGTCATCGAGAGCCAATACCAGAACGAGAACGAGAAGAACGAAGAGAATCGAAAAGTGTATTCTCAATACGGCCTTCTGGGATTGCGAAAGAAAGATGGTCACTCGCAAGTCAATCAACATAACTTGATATATGCCAACGTTGCTGCGCCTTGGTCGTCGTTCATCTGTGGCAGCCAGGGTAGTGGTAAAAGTCATACTTTGTCTTGTTTGTTGGAGAATGGGCTGATCAATTCATCGCCGGCTGGAAGCCTGTCATCTCCTTTGGCCGGTATGGTGCTGCACTATGACAAGTTCACGGCGTTCGGCAGTACTCAGTTTTGTGAGGCCGCGTACTTGTGCTCATCTGGGATTCCAGTGCGTGTCCTTGTGTCGCCAACCAACTACTTCGCCATGAAAGAGGCGTATGAGAATCTTCCTGGCCTGGGAGATGCGTCCAAGTTGCTTCGCGTGGTGCCCATGTACTTGTCACAAAAGCACTTGAATATCAGCGTGATCAAGACCCTGATGGGGATCAGCAGCGGGCCCAACCAGCCTTTGTATGTTGAA TTCATCATGAAAATCCTTCGCGATATGGCTCGAACCAACCAGGGTCGCGGTCATTTCGATTACAACGAGTTCAAAACACGGATAGAAAACGAGGAGTTCGTCAGAGGCCAGACCCGCCCGCTGCAGATGCGTCTCGATGTGCTTGAATCATTCTTCGAACCGGGAACTGTAATGGTTAAAGGAAAAGCGCCTCAGAAGGCACCATATGACATCTGGCAATTCGACAAGGGATCCTTGACTATTGTGGATTTGAGTTGTCCTTTTGTTGGACGTGATGATGCTTGTGCTTTGTTTAACATCTGTGTGTCGTTATTTCTAAAGGATCGAAAGCACGCTGGACGCATGATTGCTCTCGACGAAGCGCACAAA TTCTTGACAGACACTGCCCCCGAAGCGATCGAACTCACGGAGACTCTCCTGTCTATTATCCGCCAGCAACGCCACCTGGGCACGCGAGTGATGATAGCTACACAGGAGCCCACGATGTCACCGGCCCTCTTGGACCTCTGCAACGTCACCATCGTGCATCGGTTTACTTCGCCTGCCTGGTTTGCCGCTATTAGGAAACACATTGCTGGCGCGTCAATAGGCGACGAAAGCGAATCCAAATCGGTTTTCTCTGATCAACTTTTCCAGCACATTGTGAAGTTGAAGACCGGTGAAGCGCTGGTATTTTGTCCCACTGCGCTGCTCGATGCTGTCTGGGAAGGAAGTGGCAGTTCTAGCACCACCTATTCCGAGGCCGATGAAGATAGTGATTCCGGTGTCGAAATCAATGCCCAGAGTGTCTCACAGCTGGGCCCCCGGTACTTTAACCTCAGGGTTCGGAAGAGGGTGACTACGGATGGTGGACGAAGTCAACTTTCCAAGTGA
- a CDS encoding uncharacterized protein (TransMembrane:1 (o39-56i)) has product MDYRSGYNIARTGTNSQGNPWCNRDYGNGSNSYHYSNSLVYYFLFSPIFAISRLRTNA; this is encoded by the exons ATGGACTACAGAAGCGGCTACAACATCGCCCGCACTGGCACCAACAGCCAG GGCAACCCCTGGTGCAACCGCGACTACGGCAATGGCTCCAACAGCTACCACTACTCCAACTCGTTAGTATACTATTTCCTGTTCTCACCTATTTTTGCCATCTCCAGATTGAGGACTAATGCTTGA
- a CDS encoding stromal membrane-associated protein (COG:T;~EggNog:ENOG410PHZ5;~InterPro:IPR001164,IPR037278,IPR038508;~PFAM:PF01412;~go_function: GO:0005096 - GTPase activator activity [Evidence IEA]): MSRRPTPNQAAQNQQVIKSLLKLDPNKTCADCKRNKHPRWASWNLGIFICIRCSGIHRGMGTHISRVKSVDLDAWTDEQLQSVVKWGNARANKYWEAKLAPGHVPSEAKIENFIRTKYDSKRWVMDGGMPDPSTLEAGDDDVPLAVVQEKAKLERSASQRPPVSRNPPPPAQHKQTASVSLFDDDEVVSPPARPSTTDPTPRVQPPQQPQSAPKQHRANDSLLGLDFFGSPQPVPSSRPASISSTPTGSSGMSRPDLKQSILSLYAKPQPAPVQHQRQPSFGDMASPPPPSASSSNMGGLTDAFSGLSFPSTTSPPPKPAEKPSPFANLASYASAKSSPAAPKLSSPTASASGGAGVSLFDSLTSPTAPPQSKPQSHTTSISSGQDFFGGFASPSLQPQQSKPQPPPAPSASDDLFGLASPPLATTASPPPKPKVSSPQEEMKSVFNLNPSPAPAPKPVTSPSVSTPAVTANIPPSSIDPWGGDNAWSNPDPEPAAPAAPSTADMMKVPETITANDISPGGWGASSSKPAPTVAADEDFGGWESAAPVSSTTASTKPAGGFGGADDLFSNVWE; this comes from the exons ATGTCTCGCCGTCCGACCCCGAATCAGGCCGCCCAGAACCAGCAGGTCATTAAGAGTCTGCTCAAGCTTGATCCGAACAAGACATGTGCCGATTGCAAGCGCAACAAAC ATCCGCGATGGGCGTCTTGGAACCTGGGAATCTTTATTTGTATTCGTTGCTCCGGAATTCATAGGGGTATGGGTACACATATCAGCAGAGTGAAGTCCGTGGATCTCGATGCGTGGACCGATGAACAACTTCAGAGTGTGGTTAAATGGGGCAATGCGAGAGCTAATAA ATATTGGGAGGCGAAACTTGCGCCCGGTCATGTTCCCTCAGAAGC GAAGATCGAGAATTTTATCCGCACCAAGTACGATTCTAAGCGTTGGGTAATGGATGGGGGTATGCCCGACCCGTCGACCCTGGAAGCCGGTGACGATGATGTG CCCCTTGCTGTCGTCCAGGAAAAGGCCAAACTTGAGCGCTCGGCCTCCCAACGACCACCGGTTTCTAGGAACCCCCCTCCCCCAGCACAACACAAACAAACGGCGTCGGTCAGCCtcttcgatgatgatgaggtcGTTTCTCCTCCAGCGCGGCCTAGTACGACAGACCCTACGCCGCGTGTACAGCCGCCCCAGCAACCGCAGTCAGCTCCGAAACAGCACCGTGCAAACGACTCGTTGCTTGGACTCGATTTCTTTGGTAGCCCTCAGCCCGTGCCCTCCAGCCGTCCAGCCAGCATTTCGTCTACGCCTACGGGTTCTTCGGGAATGTCGCGACCAGACTTGAAGCAATCCATCTTGTCGCTTTACGCGAAACCTCAGCCGGCTCCCGTCCAACATCAGCGCCAGCCATCATTCGGAGACATGGCCTCTCCGCCACCCCCATCTGCGTCATCGTCGAACATGGGTGGTTTGACCGATGCGTTCAGTGGATTGTCATTCCCATCCACCACCTCTCCACCCCCGAAGCCCGCGGAAAAACCATCTCCGTTCGCCAACCTCGCGAGCTATGCCAGTGCAAAGTCGTCTCCTGCAGCCCCCAAACTGTCCTCTCCAACCGCATCAGCCAGTGGCGGTGCAGGCGTCAGCTTATTTGACAGCCTGACATCCCCAACAGCTCCTCCGCAATCTAAGCCTCAGTCGCATACCACCTCGATCTCTTCTGGACAAGACTTCTTCGGAGGCTTTGCGTCTCCATCGCTGCAACCCCAACAAAGCAAGCCCCAGCCCCCGCCAGCCCCGTCAGCTTCGGACGATCTCTTTGGTCTTGCATCCCCGCCTTTAGCCACCACCGCTTCCCCACCGCCCAAGCCGAAGGTATCATCTCCTCAGGAGGAGATGAAGTCAGTCTTCAACCTGAACCCATCACCCGCACCTGCTCCTAAACCCGTGACCTCCCCCTCCGTGTCAACGCCGGCCGTGACAGCCAACATTCCCCCGTCGAGCATCGACCCATGGGGAGGCGACAACGCATGGTCCAACCCGGACCCTGAACCCGCCGCTCCTGCTGCCCCTTCAACGGCTGATATGATGAAAGTCCCCGAGACCATAACCGCAAATGACATTTCTCCTGGCGGTTGGGGTGCCTCGTCTTCCAAGCCCGCTCCGACAGTCGCTGCTGACGAGGACTTTGGCGGCTGGGAGAGCGCAGCACCTGTTTCTTCTACGACGGCTTCTACTAAACCGGCTGGCGGGTTTGGTGGTGCTGATGATTTGTTTTCGAATGTTTGGGAGTAA